Proteins encoded within one genomic window of Nonomuraea gerenzanensis:
- a CDS encoding AraC family transcriptional regulator encodes MDVLSDVVSAARTGRPHSGRVTKPAPFAERFAAVPAAGFHIVLQGTCWLLPPQGQPIALGPGDVAFLPRGSAHSLADTPSTPVSGPPAPLTAVHDGPGDGRPPSVVMLCGAYLLDGSGPHPLLNDLPEIIHLPTRVGRHRELRAAVELLGAELDGGDRPGSDTVLLTLLDLLLLYILRAWFEQEHLSGHAVTGWAAALHDPAVAAALRAIHEDPARPWTVGELGARARLSRAAFARRFTQLVGRPPLTYLTWWRMTTAARLLRTCDAPVDTIARQVGYSSQYTFTHAFKRQYGSPPGSYRHRPAPPGP; translated from the coding sequence GTGGATGTGCTGTCTGACGTGGTGAGCGCGGCGCGTACCGGCCGGCCCCACTCGGGCCGGGTGACCAAGCCCGCCCCCTTCGCCGAGCGGTTCGCGGCGGTGCCTGCCGCCGGGTTCCACATCGTCCTGCAGGGGACGTGCTGGCTGCTCCCCCCGCAGGGTCAGCCGATCGCGCTCGGCCCCGGCGACGTGGCGTTCCTGCCGCGCGGATCGGCGCACAGCCTGGCCGACACCCCCTCCACCCCGGTGAGCGGGCCGCCCGCACCGCTCACCGCAGTCCATGACGGCCCCGGCGACGGCCGGCCGCCGTCGGTGGTCATGCTCTGCGGCGCCTACCTCCTGGACGGATCAGGCCCGCACCCGCTCCTGAACGATCTGCCCGAGATCATCCATCTGCCGACGCGGGTGGGGCGGCACAGGGAGCTGCGCGCCGCGGTCGAGCTCCTCGGCGCGGAGCTGGACGGCGGCGACCGTCCCGGCTCCGACACCGTCCTGCTCACCCTGCTGGATCTGCTCCTGCTCTACATCCTGCGCGCCTGGTTCGAGCAGGAGCACCTGTCCGGGCACGCCGTCACCGGCTGGGCCGCCGCCCTGCACGACCCCGCCGTGGCCGCCGCCCTGCGCGCCATCCACGAGGACCCCGCCCGGCCGTGGACCGTCGGGGAGCTGGGCGCGCGGGCGCGCCTGTCGCGCGCCGCCTTCGCCCGGCGCTTCACCCAGCTGGTCGGCCGGCCACCGCTCACCTACCTGACCTGGTGGCGGATGACCACCGCCGCCCGGCTCCTGCGCACCTGCGACGCGCCCGTCGACACGATCGCCCGGCAGGTCGGCTACAGCTCGCAGTACACCTTCACCCACGCCTTCAAACGCCAGTACGGCTCACCACCCGGCAGCTACCGGCACCGGCCCGCGCCCCCCGGTCCATGA